Genomic DNA from Nitratidesulfovibrio vulgaris str. Hildenborough:
GCCTTGTGCCTGAGACAGACCGCCCCCCCACCCCATGTGCCGGCAGCGACACGTCGTACAGGCACCTGTGCACCGGGAACCCGATGCGAACAGGAACCGCAGCATCGGCAGGCACGCCCTCTGTAAGGCAACCTGGAGGGATTGTTCGCGTTCGTGTGTTGCGTGCGTGGCAGGCGTCTCCTGACGCGCTTCCCGCATCACGTGGCAGCCATGCGCACCTCCCGGACATGTTCCGGCGACCTGATGTCTCGTGGGCATCGTGGGGGCGGCTATGCCATCTGTGGCTCTCGCGCCCCGACCTGCGGGTATGCCATCCGATTGCATATGGGATGACAGGCTGCCGCCACGCATCATCAAGCGCCTGCTGCCATCCGCAGACAGCTGCGGCAGATGCCATGGCATACATCGCCCCCTCCCATGCCTCCCACCACTGCTGCAATCGTCTGGCCTCTGCCATGCAGTATCCAGTGTCGGTACAACATATCATAGCCCCTCACGGCTTCTTCACCATAGGATTCGCGGAACGGCATCGCACATCGGTCAGGAGGAGAGAATGCCCGCCAGAATACGCGTACCTCGGTGGGTTTCGGTGCTCGCGCTGGCAGTCGGCGGCATGAGCCTGCTTTTCGTGACTTCAGCACTGCTTCCCCTGCTCCATACAGACCAGTCCGAATCATGGCGCGACACCATCCGTATCGGGTATGCCATTGAGCCTCCCTATGCCTTCGTGAACAAGAATGGCAACGTGACAGGCGAATCTCCCGAACTGGCGCGCATCGTGGCCCGCAGAGCGGGTGTCCGCTCTACCCGCTTCGTCCTGTGCGATTTCAACAGGCTCATCGATGCGCTCGTCGCAGGCGAAATAGACGTTATCGCCTCCGGCATGTTCATCACCCCGAAGCGCATAAAGCGCATCGCCTTCTCACAGCCCACCACCACGGTTCACCCGGGGCTTCTGGTACAGCGCGGCAACCCGCACAAGATAGACGGCTACGGGGCATTCAAAGCTGGTTCGGGGGTGAGGGTGGCGGTACTGAACGGCTCCGTCGAACAGGGCTATCTGCTGGCATCCGGGGCCTCATCTTCCGCCATGGTCATCGTGCAGACACCTCAAGAGGCGCTCACCGCGCTACACGACAACGCCATACAGGCAATCGCCCTCTCTGCGCCGACCGTGAGCTTCATGGTCGCGTCATCTCCATCCGAGTTCGAAGCCATTGCGGGGTTCACCCCCGGAGAGGCCCCACCCGAGGAGCACTGCGCGTTCGGGTTCCGCCTCGATGACACATCATTGAGGCAGGCCTTCGATGCAGCACTTGCCGGGTATCTGGGGACGCAAGAGCACATCGAAATGATATCGCGTTTCGGATTCGACAGATCAGCCGTACCCCAGACGCGATAAACCACCGGGAAAAAAAGATGGCACACCCTGTAGCCATACTCAGCGGCAAGAAACGCAACATGGGGCTCGGTATCGCCCTCTTCGCCGTGACCGCCTGCATCATGGCGTGGCTCAGCGGCTCGTGGTACCTGACACTGCAACAGTATGCGCCGCTGTCACAGGACATGCGTCTGGCATGGTCCGACCTCTACCGGGGCCAGATGGAGGCTGAACGCCTTCTCGCCGGAGAATCCGGCGGGCGTCCGGGCGCTCAGACCGCCTATTTCAGGCAGGCTGCCGAACGTATCCAGGACGCCGTAAGAATACTGCGGACGAGGAGCGCACTCTTCTCTCTCGACACAGGCCTCATACAGACGAAGGACGATGCCCTCGCGTTCGTCGATGCCATCAACGAAGTCAGCACCGCCACGTACGCGCGCATCCGTGACGCATCGACTCCGAACACGATGCGCATCATCTCGCAACGCAACGACTTCGATGCACTCCATGTCAATTACGAGAAGCTCCAGAGAAGCTTCGACAAGGCGTTCGACAGCCGGGCCCAACGCCTGATGCAGTCCGGAATAGGGCTCATGTCGCTCTGGATAGTCGTTGTGATGTTCCTCGGGTTCCAGTTGCA
This window encodes:
- a CDS encoding ectoine/hydroxyectoine ABC transporter substrate-binding protein EhuB, producing MPARIRVPRWVSVLALAVGGMSLLFVTSALLPLLHTDQSESWRDTIRIGYAIEPPYAFVNKNGNVTGESPELARIVARRAGVRSTRFVLCDFNRLIDALVAGEIDVIASGMFITPKRIKRIAFSQPTTTVHPGLLVQRGNPHKIDGYGAFKAGSGVRVAVLNGSVEQGYLLASGASSSAMVIVQTPQEALTALHDNAIQAIALSAPTVSFMVASSPSEFEAIAGFTPGEAPPEEHCAFGFRLDDTSLRQAFDAALAGYLGTQEHIEMISRFGFDRSAVPQTR